In the genome of Gemmatimonas sp., one region contains:
- a CDS encoding nucleoside-diphosphate sugar epimerase/dehydratase gives MPSRPLRHRTLLIATLHLGAAALALVLAYVVRFDFAVPAEELARLWVVGPALLGGRLLVLMWMGVFRGSWRHAGVRDAMMLARATALGSGFTIMAVLLLGAAIGMPRSIFVLEAVFFFGLAGSARVGARLLHERRRAEHHGAARRKVLVIGDDDAAERFVRQCQRDGEGNLQAAGLVTLQPVFGALAIHGVPVVGALRDLPALVQRVGAELVVIALSEVSGPLMREIIDQCERSGCEFKAIPTLREILAGRAKVGEVREVCIEDVLGRRPVQLAPTDVERDLTGAVVLVTGAAGSIGAELARQVAGFAPRRLVLLDQAESPLYFLEHELARAFPSLEVHALLGDIADVTRVQQLFEAYRPTVVFHTAAYKHVPLMEEHPGEAVRNNVLGTLHVAMAAVRTGARKFVLISTDKAVNPTSVMGASKRLAELVVLGHPEVRGHGTDFRAVRFGNVLGSAGSVVPLFQRQLAAGGPLTVTHPDVRRYFMTIPEAVELVLQAAALPEASDRITMLDMGEPVRILDLAEQLIRLAGRVPYTDVGITFTGLRPGEKLNEDLMALFEEGTPTSVQQIRMLRTEGLAGPRLHLGLDELAVMAERDDAAGIRQVMQRLVPEASLGMPIPLMPVVATAVSAPPLVLVPSRIELADRAPRASRTPLVIPLADLGGADMVSGVSP, from the coding sequence GTGCCCTCTCGCCCACTGCGTCATCGCACCCTCCTCATCGCGACTCTGCACCTCGGGGCCGCGGCGTTGGCGCTGGTGCTGGCGTACGTGGTGCGCTTCGATTTCGCGGTCCCCGCCGAGGAGCTGGCGCGTCTGTGGGTCGTGGGCCCCGCGCTGCTGGGCGGTCGCCTGCTGGTGCTCATGTGGATGGGTGTCTTCCGCGGCTCCTGGCGGCATGCGGGCGTGCGCGATGCCATGATGCTGGCCCGCGCCACCGCCCTCGGCAGCGGCTTCACCATCATGGCCGTGCTGCTGCTGGGCGCCGCCATCGGCATGCCGCGCTCCATCTTCGTGCTCGAGGCGGTGTTCTTCTTCGGCCTCGCCGGCTCGGCGCGGGTGGGCGCGCGCCTGCTGCACGAGCGGCGTCGCGCCGAGCATCACGGAGCGGCCCGGCGTAAGGTGCTCGTGATTGGCGACGACGACGCCGCCGAGCGGTTCGTGCGCCAGTGCCAGCGGGACGGCGAGGGAAACCTGCAGGCGGCAGGGCTCGTGACGCTGCAGCCGGTGTTCGGCGCGCTGGCCATTCACGGGGTACCGGTGGTGGGTGCGCTGCGTGACCTGCCCGCGCTGGTGCAGCGCGTGGGAGCGGAGCTGGTGGTGATCGCCCTCTCCGAGGTGTCGGGCCCCCTCATGCGCGAAATCATCGACCAGTGCGAGCGCAGCGGCTGCGAGTTCAAGGCCATCCCCACGCTGCGCGAAATCCTCGCTGGACGCGCCAAGGTGGGCGAGGTGCGCGAGGTGTGCATCGAGGACGTGCTCGGTCGCCGCCCGGTGCAACTGGCCCCGACGGACGTGGAGCGCGATCTCACCGGCGCCGTGGTACTGGTCACAGGGGCCGCCGGTTCCATCGGCGCGGAGCTCGCGCGTCAGGTGGCGGGCTTTGCGCCGCGACGCCTCGTGCTGCTCGACCAGGCCGAGTCGCCGCTGTACTTCCTTGAACACGAGCTCGCGCGCGCCTTCCCGTCGCTCGAGGTGCACGCCCTGCTTGGCGACATCGCCGACGTGACCCGCGTCCAGCAGCTGTTCGAGGCCTATCGGCCGACGGTCGTGTTCCACACCGCCGCCTACAAGCATGTCCCGCTCATGGAGGAGCACCCCGGCGAAGCGGTACGCAACAACGTGCTGGGCACGCTGCATGTGGCCATGGCCGCGGTGCGCACCGGGGCGCGCAAGTTCGTGCTCATCTCCACGGACAAGGCGGTGAATCCCACCAGCGTCATGGGCGCCTCCAAGCGGCTCGCCGAACTGGTGGTGCTGGGGCATCCGGAGGTGCGCGGGCATGGCACCGACTTCCGGGCCGTGCGCTTCGGCAACGTGCTGGGCTCGGCGGGGAGCGTGGTGCCGCTTTTTCAGCGGCAGCTGGCCGCCGGCGGGCCGCTCACCGTGACGCACCCGGATGTGCGCCGCTACTTCATGACCATCCCCGAGGCGGTGGAGCTCGTGCTGCAGGCCGCGGCGCTTCCCGAGGCGAGCGATCGCATCACCATGCTCGACATGGGCGAGCCGGTGCGCATTCTCGATCTGGCCGAGCAGCTCATTCGGCTGGCCGGGCGCGTGCCGTACACCGACGTAGGCATCACCTTCACCGGTCTGCGCCCTGGCGAGAAGCTCAACGAAGATCTCATGGCGCTGTTCGAGGAGGGCACGCCCACGTCGGTGCAGCAGATTCGCATGCTGCGCACCGAAGGACTGGCCGGGCCCCGGCTGCATCTGGGACTCGACGAGCTGGCGGTGATGGCCGAGCGCGATGATGCGGCAGGAATCCGGCAGGTCATGCAGCGTCTCGTGCCGGAGGCGTCGCTGGGCATGCCCATCCCCCTCATGCCGGTCGTCGCGACGGCCGTCAGTGCGCCGCCGTTGGTGCTCGTGCCATCGCGCATCGAACTGGCCGATCGGGCGCCGCGCGCATCGCGTACGCCACTGGTGATCCCGCTGGCGGATCTTGGCGGCGCCGACATGGTGAGCGGTGTATCGCCGTGA
- a CDS encoding CbiX/SirB N-terminal domain-containing protein — protein MPSRSLRSTTLRCSLTVLATVATAATLALSAPRAAMAQTVGTIVVAHGGDSLWNATVQQSVASANTGGPVAVSFLMGPGAARARFQDVVATLEKQGVSQIVVVPLLVSSFSGHYDQIRYLTGEPVTLDNDMTHHLHMSGIARPTTTVPIRLAKALDASPEMARILTDRALALTATPREQALFIVGHGPNSAEDYAAWMENLRPVADSVKTWTQFKDVRVDVVRDDAPAAVRAEAVRRVRELIDLQAAATGREVIVVPVLVSKGNVSRDKVPHDIRGTRSKYGAEPLAPHPQLARWVERRVRETAVGTAVVQPAP, from the coding sequence ATGCCGTCCCGATCGCTTCGCTCCACCACCCTTCGCTGCTCCCTGACCGTGTTGGCCACCGTGGCCACCGCCGCCACGCTGGCCCTCTCGGCCCCCCGCGCCGCCATGGCGCAGACGGTGGGCACCATCGTCGTCGCGCACGGCGGCGACTCGCTCTGGAACGCCACCGTGCAGCAGAGCGTGGCCAGCGCCAACACCGGCGGCCCCGTGGCAGTGAGCTTCCTCATGGGCCCCGGCGCCGCCCGCGCGCGCTTCCAGGACGTCGTGGCCACGCTGGAGAAGCAGGGGGTCTCGCAAATCGTCGTGGTGCCGCTGCTCGTCTCCAGCTTCAGCGGGCACTACGACCAGATCCGCTACCTCACCGGCGAACCGGTGACCCTCGACAACGACATGACGCACCACCTGCACATGTCCGGCATCGCACGCCCCACCACCACCGTGCCCATCCGCCTTGCCAAGGCGCTCGACGCGTCACCGGAAATGGCGCGCATTCTCACCGACCGGGCGCTCGCCCTCACCGCCACGCCGCGCGAGCAGGCGCTCTTCATCGTCGGCCATGGCCCCAACTCGGCCGAAGACTACGCCGCATGGATGGAGAACTTGCGCCCCGTGGCCGACTCGGTGAAGACGTGGACGCAGTTCAAGGACGTGCGCGTGGACGTGGTGCGCGACGACGCCCCCGCCGCCGTGCGCGCCGAAGCGGTGCGCCGTGTACGTGAGCTCATCGACCTGCAGGCTGCCGCCACGGGCCGCGAGGTCATCGTGGTGCCCGTGCTCGTGTCCAAGGGCAACGTGAGCCGCGACAAGGTGCCGCACGACATTCGCGGCACCCGCTCGAAGTACGGCGCCGAACCGCTGGCCCCGCATCCGCAGCTTGCCCGCTGGGTGGAGCGGCGCGTGCGGGAAACGGCAGTTGGCACTGCGGTCGTGCAACCCGCACCGTAG
- a CDS encoding metallophosphoesterase family protein, with product MRYALLSDIHANLEALDAVLADIDARGDVDAVYHLGDLVGYSSNPNAVVDRLRARGVAGIAGNYDSTVATAYKHCGCKSESVRQEELAHISFQYTCAAVTADTRAYLAALPFSLDLRPLGGHAAGPRLVLVHGTPTLNTVYFTADRSDDFCRKMAATVGLTAGDMLAFGHTHRPWHRTVDGIHFLNTGSVGRPKDGDWRAGYVVVTLGDAPAQVEFVRVPYDLEATVEGVRAAGLPEEFGAFLRSGGTSTS from the coding sequence ATGCGCTACGCACTCCTCTCCGACATCCACGCCAACCTCGAAGCGCTCGACGCCGTGCTGGCCGACATCGACGCGCGGGGCGATGTGGATGCCGTGTATCACCTGGGTGATCTGGTGGGATACTCGAGCAATCCCAACGCCGTGGTGGACCGGCTGCGCGCTCGCGGGGTGGCGGGGATCGCGGGCAACTACGACTCCACCGTCGCCACGGCGTACAAGCATTGCGGTTGCAAGTCGGAGAGTGTGCGGCAGGAGGAGCTGGCGCACATCAGCTTCCAGTACACCTGCGCGGCGGTCACGGCCGACACGCGCGCCTACCTGGCCGCGCTCCCCTTCTCGCTCGATCTGCGTCCGCTGGGCGGGCACGCGGCGGGCCCCCGCCTGGTGCTCGTGCACGGTACGCCCACGCTCAACACGGTGTACTTCACCGCCGATCGCTCCGACGACTTCTGCCGCAAGATGGCGGCAACGGTGGGGCTTACCGCCGGCGACATGCTGGCCTTTGGCCACACGCACCGGCCGTGGCACCGCACTGTGGACGGGATCCATTTCCTGAATACGGGGAGCGTGGGACGCCCCAAGGACGGCGACTGGCGTGCGGGCTACGTGGTGGTCACCCTCGGCGATGCCCCGGCCCAGGTGGAGTTCGTGCGGGTGCCGTACGATCTCGAGGCCACGGTCGAGGGCGTACGCGCCGCCGGGCTGCCCGAGGAGTTCGGGGCGTTCCTGCGGAGCGGTGGGACGTCAACGAGCTAG
- a CDS encoding arsenite methyltransferase, which yields MASDQADVTTIVREKYGEAARRVLEVAAPAAESCCGPLNSCCGGAAFNGSVDPITSNLYVNGERELLPDAAVLASLGCGNPTALAELREGEVVLDLGSGGGIDVLLSARRVGPTGMAYGLDMTDDMLELARRNAAEAGVRNVEFLQGRIEEIPLPDASVDVIISNCVINLSGDKRRVLAEAFRVLKPGGRFAVSDVVVRGAVPPAVRRSMELWVGCVAGALEEQEFRTLLAESGFIDIDIEPTRVYRSEDARQFLEESGIDVTANLAEIDGKFMAAFVRATRPAAAPAAAPAAAPAAPTTP from the coding sequence ATGGCATCCGATCAGGCAGACGTCACCACCATCGTGCGTGAGAAGTACGGGGAAGCGGCGCGCCGCGTACTCGAGGTGGCGGCCCCGGCGGCAGAGAGCTGCTGCGGCCCGCTCAACTCCTGCTGTGGTGGCGCGGCCTTCAACGGCAGCGTCGATCCGATCACCTCCAACCTCTACGTGAACGGCGAGCGCGAGCTGCTCCCCGACGCGGCGGTGCTGGCCTCGCTGGGGTGCGGCAATCCCACGGCACTGGCCGAGCTGCGCGAGGGGGAGGTGGTGCTCGATCTGGGGTCGGGGGGCGGGATCGACGTGCTGCTCTCCGCGCGTCGCGTGGGCCCCACTGGCATGGCGTACGGGCTCGACATGACCGACGACATGCTGGAACTCGCGCGGCGCAACGCCGCGGAGGCGGGGGTGCGCAATGTGGAGTTCCTGCAGGGGCGCATCGAGGAGATTCCGCTCCCCGACGCGTCGGTCGACGTGATCATCTCCAACTGCGTCATCAACCTGTCGGGTGATAAGCGCCGCGTGCTCGCCGAGGCGTTCCGCGTGCTCAAGCCGGGCGGTCGGTTTGCGGTGAGCGATGTGGTGGTGCGCGGCGCGGTGCCCCCCGCCGTGCGTCGTAGCATGGAGCTGTGGGTGGGGTGCGTGGCCGGCGCGTTGGAGGAGCAGGAGTTCCGCACGCTGCTGGCCGAGTCGGGGTTCATCGACATCGACATCGAGCCCACGCGGGTGTACCGGAGTGAGGACGCGCGTCAGTTCCTGGAGGAGTCGGGGATCGACGTGACCGCCAACCTGGCGGAGATCGACGGCAAGTTCATGGCGGCGTTCGTGCGGGCCACGCGCCCTGCGGCTGCCCCTGCGGCTGCCCCAGCGGCGGCCCCCGCGGCCCCGACCACCCCCTGA
- a CDS encoding TolC family protein, with protein MPFLRVSPPRPRRPWARAASAVSAAAASLVLGLGACAHGSLQQDVTDVDALLRPRAGVVIPSRTAFGETADADTVKRLLERPLSPESAVRIALIAHPALRATYADLGLARADVVQAALLANPVLSLERFSSGRFQEFGIAQSFIDLLSQPMRRRLAESQLASARLRVANDVFRHVTEVRDALVDAVAADQARDVSERAHAAAAASAVAATALRDAGNLQELNLVSERAAAAEFLGGALDARGHSQATREQLVRTLGVATHGAALSLPERLPDLPAEDPTLDSLLTLAARHRLDLAAALQDINAAGRAVGLTQRFRLLPDGSLTYAGEGKDGGPFESGLGMVIPLPLFDRGQARLLRAQSTLRAAVARQEALLLVMRADVRSAYALLAAARARFEEYRARVVPLRRRVTEETQLQYNAMAISVFGLLQARQGELSAAQGYIEALSDYWKARIQLERAVGTSLP; from the coding sequence GTGCCCTTCCTTCGCGTTTCCCCGCCTCGCCCACGGCGCCCCTGGGCTCGGGCCGCCAGCGCCGTCAGCGCTGCCGCCGCCAGCCTGGTCCTCGGTCTTGGCGCCTGCGCCCACGGCTCCCTGCAGCAGGATGTCACCGATGTCGACGCGCTTCTCCGCCCGCGCGCCGGCGTCGTCATTCCCAGCCGCACCGCCTTTGGCGAGACCGCCGACGCCGACACGGTGAAGCGCCTGCTCGAGCGGCCGCTCTCCCCCGAGTCGGCGGTGCGGATTGCCCTCATCGCCCACCCCGCCCTGCGCGCCACCTACGCCGACCTTGGCCTCGCACGCGCCGACGTCGTCCAGGCGGCACTGCTGGCCAACCCGGTGCTGTCGCTCGAACGGTTCTCGAGTGGACGCTTCCAGGAGTTCGGCATTGCGCAGTCGTTCATCGACCTGCTGTCGCAACCCATGCGCCGCCGTCTGGCGGAATCGCAGCTGGCGAGTGCGCGACTCCGCGTGGCCAATGACGTGTTCCGCCATGTCACCGAGGTGCGCGATGCGCTGGTGGACGCGGTGGCGGCAGACCAGGCGCGCGACGTGAGCGAGCGGGCGCACGCCGCCGCCGCCGCCTCCGCGGTCGCGGCCACGGCGCTGCGTGACGCCGGCAATCTGCAGGAGCTCAACCTCGTAAGCGAGCGCGCGGCGGCGGCGGAGTTCCTGGGTGGCGCCCTCGATGCCCGCGGTCACAGTCAAGCCACGCGCGAACAGCTCGTGCGCACCCTCGGCGTCGCGACCCATGGCGCCGCGCTGTCGCTGCCGGAGCGCCTCCCCGACCTGCCGGCCGAGGACCCGACGCTCGATTCGCTGCTCACCCTCGCGGCGCGCCACCGGCTCGACCTCGCGGCGGCGCTGCAGGACATCAATGCCGCCGGCCGTGCGGTGGGGCTCACCCAACGGTTCCGCCTGCTCCCCGATGGGTCGCTCACCTATGCCGGTGAAGGGAAGGATGGCGGCCCGTTCGAAAGCGGCCTCGGCATGGTGATTCCGCTCCCCCTCTTCGATCGTGGACAGGCGCGCCTGCTTCGTGCACAGAGCACCCTGCGCGCGGCGGTGGCGCGGCAGGAGGCGCTGCTGCTGGTCATGCGTGCCGACGTGCGGTCGGCGTATGCCCTGCTGGCCGCCGCCCGCGCCCGCTTCGAGGAGTATCGCGCGCGCGTCGTGCCGCTCCGCCGCCGCGTCACCGAGGAAACCCAGCTGCAGTACAACGCCATGGCCATCAGCGTCTTCGGCCTGCTGCAGGCGCGGCAGGGCGAACTCTCCGCCGCCCAGGGGTACATCGAGGCGCTCAGCGATTACTGGAAGGCGCGCATCCAGCTGGAGCGCGCCGTGGGGACGTCACTGCCGTGA
- a CDS encoding copper oxidase — protein MNRRTLLTTGVGAVAGGALLGLPATASALARTTVPHDAGTVYAPGRPGRDYTPVTTPNGSTLPFTIVDGVKVFHLIAEPVEHEFAPGLTAQCWGFNGSTPGPTIEAVEGDRVRIYVTNALPAPTSVHWHGILLPSGMDGIAGLSQAPIATGETFRYEFTLRQHGTYMYHSHRDEMTQQALGMMGMFIIHPRVPPQRRPDRDFALLSSEWKVLPGARRPDPNEMLEFNVLTFNGKAYPGTAPLMMERNEYVRIRLGNLSAMSHHAIHIHGHTWTLVATDGGDIPRSARWPEVTQLVPVGSTRTMEFIADNPGDWALHCHMSHHTMTQMGHSGTSMFGVDAAVIDKAVQPIIPTYMTMGQNGMGDMAVMGMPVPGNSTPMMGAPGPHGYIDMGGMFTIMKVRDRLRPGDDRSWWQAPGGTQARAATAEELTRDRIKVPEITAKPASHMHHHPPGGSE, from the coding sequence ATGAACCGACGCACCCTGCTGACCACCGGCGTGGGTGCCGTGGCGGGTGGCGCGCTGCTCGGCCTTCCGGCCACGGCCTCCGCGCTCGCGCGCACCACGGTGCCGCACGATGCCGGCACGGTGTACGCCCCCGGACGCCCCGGACGCGACTACACGCCGGTCACCACCCCCAACGGCTCCACGCTGCCGTTCACCATCGTGGACGGCGTGAAGGTGTTCCACCTCATCGCCGAGCCGGTCGAGCACGAGTTCGCACCCGGCCTCACGGCACAGTGCTGGGGGTTCAACGGCAGCACGCCGGGGCCCACCATCGAGGCGGTGGAGGGCGATCGCGTGCGCATCTACGTCACCAATGCGCTCCCCGCTCCCACCAGCGTGCACTGGCACGGCATTCTGCTCCCCTCGGGGATGGATGGCATCGCCGGTCTCAGTCAGGCGCCCATCGCCACCGGCGAGACGTTCCGCTACGAGTTCACGCTGCGGCAGCATGGCACGTACATGTACCACTCGCATCGCGACGAGATGACGCAGCAGGCCCTCGGCATGATGGGCATGTTCATCATCCATCCGCGCGTGCCCCCCCAACGCCGTCCCGATCGGGACTTCGCGCTGCTGTCGAGCGAATGGAAGGTGCTCCCCGGTGCGCGCCGTCCCGATCCGAACGAGATGCTCGAGTTCAACGTGCTCACCTTCAACGGCAAGGCGTATCCGGGCACGGCGCCGCTCATGATGGAGCGCAACGAGTACGTGCGCATTCGTCTGGGCAATCTGAGCGCCATGAGTCACCACGCGATCCACATCCATGGGCACACCTGGACGCTGGTGGCCACCGATGGTGGCGACATCCCGCGGTCGGCGCGGTGGCCGGAGGTGACGCAGCTGGTCCCGGTGGGGAGCACGCGCACCATGGAGTTCATCGCCGACAATCCGGGCGACTGGGCGTTGCACTGCCACATGTCGCATCACACCATGACGCAGATGGGGCACAGCGGCACCAGCATGTTCGGCGTCGACGCGGCCGTCATCGACAAGGCGGTGCAGCCGATCATCCCCACCTACATGACGATGGGGCAGAATGGCATGGGCGACATGGCGGTCATGGGCATGCCCGTGCCCGGCAATAGCACCCCCATGATGGGCGCACCGGGGCCGCACGGCTACATCGACATGGGTGGTATGTTTACGATCATGAAGGTGCGCGATCGTCTGCGTCCGGGTGACGACAGGTCGTGGTGGCAGGCGCCGGGAGGAACCCAGGCGCGCGCGGCCACGGCCGAGGAGCTCACGCGTGATCGCATCAAGGTGCCGGAGATCACGGCCAAGCCCGCCAGCCACATGCATCACCACCCGCCCGGAGGTTCGGAGTGA
- a CDS encoding BlaI/MecI/CopY family transcriptional regulator: MNAPKPLPPRMGDAVRLSADGLAKVLGDLEARLLNTMWRLEAPATARTVHEQVIGEHDVALLTVVTVLNKLVDKHLLTRRKVDGLLHYAAALSPAEFEEYASRRLVEGVIDFAPQRLAACFVDVLAQRDPAQLEQLARLVEEARRRRD; encoded by the coding sequence GTGAACGCCCCCAAACCACTGCCCCCGCGCATGGGCGACGCCGTTCGGCTGTCGGCCGATGGTCTGGCGAAGGTGCTGGGGGATCTCGAGGCACGCCTGCTCAACACCATGTGGCGCCTCGAGGCGCCGGCTACGGCGCGCACCGTGCACGAGCAGGTCATCGGGGAGCACGACGTGGCGCTGCTGACGGTGGTGACGGTGCTCAACAAGCTCGTGGACAAGCACCTGCTCACGCGGCGCAAGGTCGACGGGCTGCTGCACTATGCGGCGGCGCTGTCGCCGGCGGAGTTCGAGGAGTACGCGTCGCGCCGGTTGGTGGAGGGGGTGATCGACTTCGCGCCGCAGCGGCTCGCGGCCTGCTTCGTGGATGTGCTGGCGCAACGCGATCCAGCGCAGCTGGAGCAGCTGGCGCGGCTCGTGGAAGAGGCGCGGCGGCGCCGTGACTGA
- a CDS encoding M56 family metallopeptidase, giving the protein MSDSTRPWLREGTVHGERRYQRLLVIGLAAILLLSLVPVVGTHVLGLADRPLSGSDHFGVVCLIALHELLAPVHQLLHVLVIVGGGWALWDLAQRAWQTRHVLQGLPVRRLSAAEATVAAEAGLHAAAVRVVHGLPMPAFTAGHGLRPRVYVADALLHGAEALSAEELTAVLAHEAAHVRRRDPLRFLLLRSLARALFWVPAVRAVSEDIADEAEVIADDAASAVAGPIAVASALVKLGAWPSPAAPVAVVGFLRHDLLDRRVRRLLGEAYQPQGRLRTRAVVVAVLMLTVSTLSGIVDVHDLPAAAGHPASHQHCEHDGVFAAAHLFCRWQVKGPLLPVGASDCPHRQG; this is encoded by the coding sequence GTGAGCGATTCGACACGCCCCTGGCTGCGCGAGGGCACCGTGCACGGCGAGCGCCGCTATCAGCGGCTGCTCGTCATCGGCCTCGCTGCTATCCTGCTGCTGTCGCTGGTGCCGGTCGTGGGCACGCACGTGCTGGGGCTCGCCGACCGCCCGCTGTCGGGGAGCGATCACTTCGGGGTCGTGTGCCTTATCGCGCTGCATGAGCTGCTGGCCCCGGTGCACCAGCTGTTGCACGTGCTGGTGATCGTGGGGGGGGGCTGGGCGCTGTGGGATCTCGCGCAGCGTGCGTGGCAGACGCGGCACGTGCTGCAAGGGCTGCCGGTGCGCCGCCTTTCGGCGGCCGAAGCAACCGTGGCGGCTGAGGCTGGGCTGCATGCGGCAGCGGTGCGCGTGGTGCACGGGCTCCCCATGCCGGCCTTTACCGCCGGCCACGGCCTGCGTCCGCGCGTGTACGTGGCCGACGCGCTGCTGCACGGGGCGGAGGCGCTGTCGGCGGAGGAGCTGACGGCGGTGCTGGCGCACGAGGCGGCCCACGTGCGCCGCCGTGATCCGCTACGCTTCCTGCTGCTGCGCTCCCTCGCGCGTGCGCTCTTCTGGGTGCCCGCCGTGCGCGCGGTCTCGGAGGACATTGCCGACGAAGCCGAGGTGATCGCCGACGACGCGGCGAGTGCGGTGGCGGGCCCCATCGCGGTGGCGAGCGCGCTGGTGAAGCTGGGCGCGTGGCCGTCGCCTGCGGCGCCGGTGGCCGTGGTGGGGTTTCTGCGGCACGATCTACTGGACCGTCGCGTGCGCCGACTGCTGGGCGAAGCGTATCAGCCGCAAGGTCGGCTGCGGACACGCGCGGTGGTGGTGGCCGTGCTCATGCTCACGGTGAGCACGCTGTCGGGGATCGTGGATGTGCACGACCTGCCGGCGGCGGCGGGGCACCCCGCGTCACATCAGCATTGCGAGCACGACGGCGTGTTCGCGGCGGCGCATCTGTTCTGCCGCTGGCAGGTGAAGGGTCCGCTGCTGCCGGTGGGCGCGAGCGATTGCCCGCACCGGCAGGGGTAG
- a CDS encoding metalloregulator ArsR/SmtB family transcription factor — protein sequence MTDPDIIDVTRAATLFHALSDETRLEILDMLRDGERCVCDLQDALEAAQSRLSFHLKVLREAGLVTDRKDGRWSYYRLNQRVLEEVHDLVRALGTDGSRRSLTIFGRCCG from the coding sequence GTGACAGACCCCGACATTATCGATGTGACACGGGCGGCCACGCTCTTCCACGCGCTCTCCGACGAAACGCGGCTCGAGATTCTCGACATGCTGCGCGACGGCGAGCGCTGTGTGTGTGACCTGCAGGACGCACTCGAGGCGGCGCAGTCCCGGCTGTCGTTTCACCTCAAGGTGCTGCGCGAGGCCGGTCTCGTAACCGACCGCAAGGACGGGCGCTGGTCGTACTACCGTCTCAATCAGCGCGTGCTCGAGGAGGTGCACGATCTGGTGCGCGCCCTCGGCACCGACGGCTCGCGACGTTCGCTCACGATCTTCGGGCGCTGCTGCGGCTGA